A DNA window from Mycolicibacter terrae contains the following coding sequences:
- a CDS encoding ABC-F family ATP-binding cassette domain-containing protein, whose protein sequence is MTATLVAKNVAGGFAHRTLFEGLDLTVAPGDVIGVVGANGAGKSTLLRILAGDLEPLHGAVTIAPADAFVGWLPQEHERVPRETVAAYIARRTGCAQAAHAMDAAAAALADPDQPAAPTDPAEGYSTALDHWLATGAADLDDRLPAVLADLGLDTQAVRPESTPMSALSGGQAARVGLAALLLSRFDIVLLDEPTNDLDLDGLARLEQFVADLRGGVVLVSHDREFLSRSVTRVLELDLAQNTTTVFGGGYDSYLEEREVARRHRREQYEEFAEKKADLVARARTQREWSSQGVRNAMRKAPDNDKNRRRAATESSEKQAQKVRQMESRIARLEEVVEPRKEWTLQFSIGAAPRSSSVVATLDNAVVRQGDFVLGPVSLQVDAGERIGIIGPNGAGKSTLLRLLLGRQQPDAGRASLGANVAIGEIDQARADFTGPARLIDRFEQRVPSWPTADVRTLLAKFGLAADHVERAVDDLSPGERTRAGLALLQARGTNVLVLDEPTNHLDLPAIEQLEQALESYDGALLLVTHDRRMLQNVRLDRSWLVENGHVAER, encoded by the coding sequence ATGACCGCAACGCTCGTCGCCAAGAATGTGGCCGGCGGCTTCGCCCACCGCACCTTGTTCGAGGGCTTGGACCTGACTGTGGCGCCGGGCGACGTCATCGGCGTGGTGGGCGCCAACGGCGCCGGCAAGAGCACCCTGCTGCGGATCCTGGCCGGAGACCTCGAGCCGCTACACGGTGCGGTCACCATCGCTCCGGCCGATGCGTTCGTCGGCTGGCTGCCGCAGGAGCACGAACGGGTGCCGCGGGAGACCGTCGCTGCCTATATCGCGCGCCGCACCGGCTGCGCTCAGGCCGCGCACGCCATGGATGCCGCGGCCGCGGCCCTGGCAGATCCGGATCAGCCTGCCGCGCCCACCGATCCGGCTGAGGGCTACTCCACGGCATTGGATCACTGGCTGGCCACCGGTGCGGCCGACCTCGACGACCGGCTACCGGCCGTGCTGGCCGACCTGGGACTGGACACCCAAGCCGTGCGGCCCGAGTCGACGCCGATGAGCGCCTTGTCGGGTGGGCAGGCAGCGCGGGTGGGCCTGGCGGCATTGCTGCTGTCGCGGTTCGACATCGTGTTGCTCGATGAGCCGACCAACGATCTCGACCTCGATGGGCTGGCCCGCCTGGAGCAGTTCGTCGCTGATCTTCGTGGCGGGGTGGTACTGGTCAGCCACGACCGGGAGTTCCTGTCCCGCAGCGTCACCCGGGTCCTCGAATTGGACCTGGCCCAGAACACCACCACCGTCTTCGGCGGCGGATACGACAGCTATCTCGAGGAGCGCGAGGTCGCACGCCGGCACCGGCGCGAACAGTACGAGGAGTTCGCCGAGAAGAAAGCGGACCTGGTGGCCCGCGCCCGCACGCAACGGGAATGGTCGAGCCAGGGAGTGCGCAACGCGATGCGCAAGGCACCGGACAACGACAAGAACCGGCGCCGCGCGGCCACCGAGTCCAGTGAGAAGCAGGCGCAGAAGGTGCGTCAGATGGAGAGCCGGATCGCCCGCCTCGAGGAGGTTGTCGAACCCCGCAAGGAATGGACCCTGCAATTCAGCATCGGCGCCGCGCCCCGGTCGAGTTCGGTCGTCGCAACCCTCGACAATGCTGTTGTGCGACAGGGCGATTTCGTCCTCGGACCGGTATCACTGCAGGTCGATGCCGGCGAGCGGATCGGCATCATCGGCCCCAACGGGGCAGGAAAGTCGACGTTGCTGCGGTTACTGCTCGGCCGTCAACAGCCCGATGCAGGCCGGGCAAGTCTGGGCGCCAACGTCGCCATCGGCGAAATCGATCAGGCGCGTGCCGATTTCACCGGCCCCGCCCGGCTGATCGATCGCTTCGAGCAGCGAGTGCCGTCCTGGCCGACCGCCGACGTGCGAACCCTGCTAGCCAAGTTCGGGCTGGCCGCCGACCACGTGGAACGCGCGGTCGACGACCTCTCGCCCGGGGAGCGCACCCGTGCCGGCTTGGCGTTGCTGCAGGCTCGTGGCACCAACGTGCTGGTCCTCGACGAACCGACGAACCATCTCGACCTGCCCGCCATCGAGCAACTTGAGCAGGCGCTGGAGAGCTATGACGGTGCGTTGTTGCTGGTCACCCATGACCGGCGGATGTTGCAGAACGTCCGGTTGGACCGCTCCTGGCTGGTCGAGAACGGCCACGTCGCGGAGCGGTAG
- a CDS encoding chymotrypsin family serine protease, which yields MAASRKLPLSALITRLAIAVVIVAISVGTIWASRAHPIRNPSPIPTAKAIGPGIGIDVTSADDPENIICTAGFLVRTKDDRPALLSAGHCNKAGGPGTVAIRHGGLYKYPIVGTFTESIYDGNNWNDFDIGLIALDPGKIPLSSEVDGHPVTGLADRVEIGDTLCHFGIRSGGAECGPVAASEENKIRFAAAARCGDSGGPVYRLQPDGTAEAVGIFIAVSNGDYSEPTCDGDHVYSVAQLIKPWLAAWELTLVTTAP from the coding sequence ATGGCTGCCTCCCGAAAACTTCCCCTCAGCGCCCTGATCACGCGGCTGGCCATCGCCGTCGTCATCGTCGCGATCTCGGTGGGCACCATCTGGGCCAGCCGCGCCCACCCGATACGCAACCCGAGCCCGATCCCCACGGCCAAGGCGATCGGCCCCGGGATCGGCATCGACGTCACGTCTGCCGATGACCCCGAGAACATCATCTGCACGGCGGGATTTCTGGTGCGCACCAAGGACGACCGGCCGGCCCTGCTGTCCGCCGGGCATTGCAACAAGGCCGGCGGTCCCGGGACGGTGGCCATCCGCCACGGTGGCCTCTACAAGTACCCGATCGTCGGCACCTTCACCGAAAGCATCTACGACGGCAACAACTGGAACGACTTCGACATCGGGCTGATCGCCCTGGACCCCGGCAAGATCCCGCTGAGCTCCGAGGTCGACGGCCATCCGGTGACCGGTCTGGCCGATCGAGTCGAAATCGGGGACACCCTCTGCCATTTCGGTATCCGCAGCGGCGGCGCGGAGTGCGGGCCGGTGGCCGCCAGCGAGGAGAACAAGATCCGGTTCGCCGCGGCCGCCCGCTGCGGCGACTCCGGCGGCCCGGTCTACCGGCTACAACCCGACGGCACCGCCGAAGCGGTCGGGATCTTTATCGCGGTGTCCAACGGGGACTATTCCGAGCCGACCTGCGATGGAGACCATGTCTACTCCGTCGCGCAGCTGATCAAGCCGTGGCTGGCAGCGTGGGAGCTGACCCTGGTCACCACCGCACCATAA
- a CDS encoding DUF2182 domain-containing protein: MVASDQVAGRSSAAVSEWLRDPGRLLWTIAALCWVALLASGHHHDGLISGGNRPESAAGIAVSVALLAAAWLEMTAAMMLPTTIPMVRMFTVVSARAPRTAAVRTAFLAGYLALWLAFALAAVAVATVLRAWTPPEQLSWIAARPHLVLAAVLAIAGVFQLTPLKDRCLTQCRDPRAFLFAHYRRGVAGAWNLGLRHGLSCLGCCWALMLIMFGTGLGNVLAMLALTAVMLIEKTASWGRRIVTPLGIGLLAAAALVGLFGNQLPGWGLYEPLQSSTGTHHH; encoded by the coding sequence ATGGTGGCATCCGACCAGGTGGCCGGCCGATCCTCGGCTGCCGTCTCGGAGTGGTTGCGCGACCCGGGCCGGCTGCTGTGGACGATCGCCGCGCTGTGCTGGGTGGCGCTGCTGGCATCCGGACATCACCATGACGGCCTCATCTCCGGGGGTAACCGGCCGGAATCGGCTGCGGGCATTGCGGTCTCCGTTGCGTTGCTGGCCGCTGCCTGGCTCGAGATGACCGCGGCGATGATGTTGCCGACGACCATTCCGATGGTGCGGATGTTCACCGTCGTCAGCGCCCGCGCGCCGCGCACCGCCGCGGTGCGTACCGCCTTTCTCGCCGGCTACCTGGCGCTGTGGCTGGCGTTCGCGCTGGCCGCGGTCGCCGTGGCGACGGTGCTGCGGGCCTGGACGCCACCGGAGCAGCTGAGCTGGATCGCCGCCCGGCCGCATCTGGTGCTCGCCGCGGTGCTCGCGATCGCCGGCGTCTTCCAACTCACCCCGCTCAAGGACCGCTGCCTGACCCAGTGCCGCGATCCCCGGGCCTTCCTGTTCGCGCACTACCGCCGCGGTGTCGCGGGCGCCTGGAACCTGGGGCTGCGCCACGGCCTGTCGTGTCTGGGCTGCTGCTGGGCGTTGATGCTGATCATGTTCGGCACCGGACTGGGCAACGTGCTGGCCATGCTGGCGCTCACCGCGGTGATGCTGATCGAGAAGACCGCATCCTGGGGCCGGCGCATCGTCACGCCACTGGGGATCGGCCTACTGGCCGCGGCGGCGTTGGTCGGCCTGTTCGGAAACCAGCTGCCCGGCTGGGGATTGTATGAACCCCTGCAGTCATCGACCGGCACGCACCACCACTGA
- a CDS encoding SDR family oxidoreductase: protein MVAVQGKVVVVTGGRRGLGAALVDEVLARGAAKVYSTGRSAFTDDRPQVVPHALDVRSAESVAALARTAADAEIVFNNAGILHPGSLLGAGFDELTDTFDINVFGPLRVARAFAPILAANGGGALVNMHSVLSWLGGAGAYGASKAAIWSATNSLRSELAAQRTQVVGVHAGFIDTDMVSDIAADKTSAAEVARRIVDGVEDGALEVLADDISVDVKAALSGPVENLAVTLPV, encoded by the coding sequence ATGGTCGCAGTACAAGGAAAGGTGGTTGTCGTCACCGGGGGACGCCGCGGGCTCGGCGCGGCACTGGTCGACGAGGTGCTGGCCCGCGGGGCGGCCAAGGTGTACTCGACCGGCCGATCGGCATTCACCGATGACAGGCCCCAGGTGGTGCCCCATGCCCTCGATGTGCGCTCGGCCGAGTCGGTGGCCGCGCTGGCGCGCACCGCCGCGGACGCCGAGATCGTGTTCAACAACGCCGGCATCCTGCACCCCGGCTCACTGCTGGGCGCCGGGTTCGACGAGCTGACCGACACGTTCGACATCAACGTGTTCGGGCCGCTGCGCGTCGCCCGCGCCTTCGCCCCGATCCTGGCGGCCAACGGCGGCGGAGCGTTGGTCAACATGCATTCGGTGCTGTCGTGGCTGGGCGGCGCCGGGGCTTACGGGGCGTCCAAGGCCGCCATCTGGTCGGCGACCAACTCGCTGCGCTCCGAGCTGGCGGCGCAGCGCACGCAGGTGGTCGGCGTGCACGCCGGGTTCATCGACACCGACATGGTCTCGGACATCGCCGCGGACAAGACCAGCGCGGCCGAGGTCGCCCGCCGCATCGTCGACGGCGTGGAGGACGGGGCTCTCGAGGTGCTCGCCGATGACATCAGCGTCGACGTCAAGGCCGCCCTGTCGGGCCCGGTGGAAAACCTGGCCGTCACCCTGCCGGTCTGA
- a CDS encoding tautomerase family protein, with product MPLWTIHHTPGIFSAAEKRKLASRITDHYERVGLPRFYVVTLFQETAPEDLYVGGEPTPVGVRIVIDHIARRAGDKETRQRIAGGIRKILLPFLERHPGLHWEFHVDETSEDLWMINGLIPPPGGSEAEKRWATENVASGY from the coding sequence ATGCCGCTGTGGACGATTCACCACACCCCCGGAATCTTCAGCGCCGCGGAGAAGCGCAAGCTGGCCTCGCGCATCACCGATCACTACGAGCGGGTCGGGCTGCCGCGTTTCTACGTGGTCACGCTGTTCCAGGAGACGGCTCCCGAGGATCTGTATGTCGGTGGTGAGCCGACCCCGGTCGGGGTGCGCATCGTCATCGATCACATCGCCCGGCGCGCCGGCGACAAGGAGACCCGGCAGCGGATCGCCGGGGGGATCAGAAAGATTCTGTTGCCGTTCCTGGAGCGGCATCCGGGTCTGCACTGGGAGTTCCACGTCGACGAGACCAGCGAAGACCTGTGGATGATCAACGGGCTGATCCCGCCGCCGGGCGGGTCGGAGGCCGAGAAGCGTTGGGCGACGGAGAATGTGGCCTCGGGGTACTGA
- a CDS encoding S1 family peptidase yields MVAIFIGLIQANRLHPMRSQIPIPQAHAIGPGIGIDVSPAGDGKPVSCTTGFLVRSRDGRPGLLAAGHCNPDGGPGQVAIRHGGVFAYRTIGTFTETVYDASNWGDYDIGLITLDDPGKIPLTSVVDGHPVTGVAARVDVGDVLCHYWIRSGGPVCGPVVATEVNQARFEASGTCGDSGGPVYRLGDDGTAEAVGIDIAVSDGTYSEPKCEDPHPFSIAQTITPWLSAWELTLGTTAGRQAE; encoded by the coding sequence GTGGTCGCGATCTTCATCGGCCTGATCCAGGCCAATCGTCTCCATCCGATGCGCTCGCAGATCCCGATCCCGCAGGCGCACGCGATCGGGCCCGGCATCGGCATTGACGTCTCCCCCGCCGGCGACGGCAAGCCGGTCAGTTGCACGACGGGGTTTCTGGTGCGCTCCCGCGACGGCCGGCCCGGGCTGCTGGCGGCCGGACACTGTAACCCCGATGGCGGGCCCGGGCAGGTGGCGATCCGCCATGGTGGTGTCTTCGCCTATCGCACCATCGGCACGTTCACCGAGACGGTGTACGACGCCAGCAACTGGGGCGACTACGACATCGGGCTGATCACCCTGGACGACCCGGGCAAGATCCCGCTCACTTCGGTCGTCGACGGACATCCGGTGACTGGTGTTGCAGCACGGGTCGATGTCGGTGATGTGCTGTGTCACTACTGGATCCGCAGCGGCGGACCGGTGTGCGGGCCGGTGGTGGCCACCGAGGTGAACCAGGCCCGGTTTGAAGCCAGCGGCACCTGCGGCGATTCGGGCGGGCCAGTGTATCGGCTGGGCGATGACGGCACCGCCGAGGCGGTCGGCATCGACATCGCGGTCTCCGACGGCACCTACTCCGAGCCCAAGTGCGAAGACCCACACCCGTTCTCGATCGCCCAGACCATCACACCGTGGCTATCGGCATGGGAGCTGACACTGGGTACCACGGCCGGGCGCCAAGCTGAGTGA
- a CDS encoding winged helix-turn-helix transcriptional regulator produces MEFEPRLRDRTRWSIGEGCSMTKLLNVLSTKTAFLALRECFYGTTRFEDFTERIGASAPAVSRALKQLEAAQIITRVPYQECGKRAHDEYRLTPAGEDLLPVLVALVQWGDKYLQDSGPPLELVAAGTQRRIGVRVTDDLDTPSIEPEDIQIRLPARRRSP; encoded by the coding sequence ATGGAGTTCGAACCCCGCCTGCGCGACCGCACCCGATGGTCGATCGGGGAGGGCTGCTCGATGACGAAGCTGCTCAACGTGCTGAGCACCAAGACGGCATTTTTGGCGCTGCGCGAATGCTTCTACGGCACCACCCGGTTCGAGGACTTCACCGAGCGGATCGGGGCCTCCGCGCCGGCCGTGTCCCGGGCGCTCAAGCAGCTCGAAGCCGCCCAGATCATCACCCGGGTGCCGTATCAGGAATGCGGCAAACGCGCCCACGACGAGTATCGGCTGACCCCGGCCGGGGAGGATCTGCTGCCGGTCCTGGTGGCGCTGGTGCAGTGGGGCGACAAATACCTGCAGGACAGTGGCCCGCCGCTGGAACTCGTCGCCGCCGGCACCCAACGCCGCATCGGGGTGCGCGTCACCGACGACCTTGACACCCCGTCGATCGAACCCGAAGACATCCAGATCCGGCTGCCTGCCAGGCGCCGCTCACCCTGA
- a CDS encoding protein adenylyltransferase SelO, whose translation MPSPLLTAEFAHAFPELATPWQAAAPPDPKLLVLNEPLAVELGLDPDWLASPDGLKLLTGTGIPEGATPVSQAYAGHQFGNYVPLLGDGRALLLGELGGDHRRDIQLKGSGPTPYARGGDGLAVVGPMLREYVISEAMHALGVPTTRSLAVVATGTAVQREAPLPGAVLTRIAASHLRVGSFQLVAQQARATGDLSLLRRLADYAIARHHPAAAQAENPYLALFQAVLEAQASLIAKWMLVGFVHGVMNTDNMTISGETIDYGPCAFMEAYDPATVFSSIDYAGRYAYGNQPLVAQWNLARFAETILPLFAATEELALSVAVEALEGFMPRYHGFWSAGMLVKFGLTGSVEAAALIDQALALLKGNAVDYTSFFRALGAAGRGDTQGVLADNIFDDWLGRWRSMEPDVDAMDRVNPVYIPRNHLVEQALTAAMRGDLAPVHTLLEVLAEPYRERDGLQEYAAPAPPEFGEYRTFCGT comes from the coding sequence GTGCCATCCCCGCTTCTGACCGCCGAGTTCGCCCACGCGTTCCCCGAGCTGGCCACGCCGTGGCAGGCCGCCGCCCCGCCGGACCCGAAGCTGCTGGTGCTCAACGAACCGCTGGCCGTCGAACTGGGCCTCGACCCGGACTGGCTGGCAAGCCCCGACGGCCTGAAGCTGTTGACCGGTACCGGTATTCCCGAAGGCGCCACCCCGGTGTCGCAGGCCTACGCCGGGCACCAGTTCGGCAACTACGTCCCACTGCTCGGCGACGGGCGTGCGCTGCTACTCGGCGAACTGGGCGGCGACCACCGCCGCGACATCCAGCTCAAGGGCTCCGGGCCCACCCCGTACGCCCGCGGCGGCGACGGCCTGGCCGTCGTCGGCCCGATGCTGCGCGAATACGTGATCAGCGAAGCCATGCACGCCCTCGGTGTGCCCACCACCCGCTCGTTGGCCGTCGTCGCCACCGGAACCGCTGTGCAGCGTGAAGCGCCCCTGCCTGGGGCGGTGCTGACCCGCATCGCCGCAAGCCACCTGCGGGTGGGCAGCTTCCAGCTCGTCGCCCAGCAGGCCCGCGCCACCGGCGATCTGAGCCTGCTGCGCCGGCTGGCCGACTACGCCATCGCCCGGCACCACCCGGCGGCAGCGCAGGCCGAAAACCCTTACCTTGCACTGTTTCAGGCGGTTCTCGAGGCCCAGGCGTCGCTGATCGCGAAATGGATGCTGGTCGGATTCGTGCACGGGGTGATGAACACCGACAACATGACGATCTCCGGCGAGACCATCGACTACGGTCCGTGCGCGTTCATGGAGGCCTACGACCCGGCCACGGTGTTCAGCTCGATCGACTACGCCGGGCGCTACGCCTACGGCAACCAGCCACTGGTCGCGCAGTGGAACCTGGCCCGCTTCGCCGAGACGATCCTGCCGCTGTTCGCTGCCACCGAGGAGTTGGCTCTGTCGGTGGCGGTGGAAGCCCTGGAAGGGTTCATGCCGCGTTATCACGGCTTCTGGTCGGCCGGGATGCTGGTCAAGTTCGGGCTGACTGGCAGTGTGGAGGCCGCCGCGCTGATCGATCAGGCGCTGGCGCTGCTCAAGGGCAACGCCGTCGACTACACCTCGTTCTTCAGGGCGCTGGGCGCGGCGGGCCGCGGTGATACGCAAGGGGTGTTGGCCGACAACATCTTTGATGACTGGCTGGGGCGCTGGCGGTCGATGGAACCCGACGTCGACGCGATGGACCGGGTCAACCCGGTTTACATCCCGCGCAACCACCTGGTGGAGCAGGCGCTGACCGCGGCGATGCGCGGGGATCTCGCGCCGGTGCACACGCTGCTCGAGGTGCTCGCCGAACCGTATCGGGAGCGCGACGGCCTGCAGGAGTATGCCGCGCCGGCACCGCCGGAATTCGGGGAGTACCGGACATTCTGCGGGACGTGA
- a CDS encoding SDR family oxidoreductase, which translates to MTAIDPDKLATCLQVLAEVDALPPEHPDAITVRRATARMFKAVKKARRDAKRDAVAAADKAVVAATATGAPGRIDDETQGIPLVSAAKGASAGTLIRSRACYICKAHYTQVDAFYHQLCPDCAAFSRAKREARTDLTGRRALLTGGRAKIGMYIALRLLRDGAHTTITTRFPNDAVRRFAAMPDHADWLHRLQVVGIDLRDPAQVVALADTVAGQGPLDILINNAAQTVRRAPGSYAALVEAERTPASELVDVITFDHVSDAHPAALAGSLAEHQAPHALTELALTARSASPARIAAGTAIDAGGLLPDTAAINSWTQRVHEVDALELLEVQLCNQTAPFILVSRLRPAMAASTARRKYVVNVSAMEGQFSRRYKGSGHPHTNMAKAALNMLTRTSAAEMLESDGILMTAVDTGWITDERPHPTKLRLAEEGFHAPLDLVDGAARVYDPIVRGEAGEDLHGCFLKDYAPSNW; encoded by the coding sequence GTGACCGCCATCGACCCGGACAAACTCGCCACCTGCCTTCAGGTGCTCGCCGAGGTCGATGCGCTGCCGCCGGAGCATCCCGATGCGATCACCGTGCGCCGCGCCACCGCACGGATGTTCAAGGCGGTAAAGAAGGCCCGCCGTGACGCCAAACGCGATGCGGTGGCCGCCGCGGACAAGGCCGTCGTCGCCGCTACCGCTACCGGCGCCCCGGGCCGCATCGACGACGAGACCCAAGGCATCCCACTGGTATCGGCCGCCAAGGGCGCGTCGGCGGGCACCCTGATCCGCTCCCGGGCCTGCTACATCTGCAAGGCCCACTACACGCAGGTGGATGCGTTCTATCACCAGCTCTGCCCAGATTGTGCCGCCTTCAGCCGGGCCAAACGCGAGGCCCGCACCGACCTGACCGGCCGGCGGGCCCTGCTCACCGGCGGGCGCGCCAAGATCGGCATGTACATCGCGCTGCGGCTGTTGCGCGACGGCGCGCACACCACCATCACCACCCGCTTCCCCAACGACGCGGTGCGCCGCTTCGCTGCGATGCCCGACCATGCCGACTGGCTACACCGGCTGCAGGTGGTGGGCATCGACCTGCGCGACCCGGCGCAAGTTGTCGCCCTGGCCGACACGGTGGCCGGCCAGGGACCGCTGGACATCCTGATCAACAACGCCGCGCAGACGGTGCGGCGCGCCCCCGGCTCGTACGCGGCTCTGGTCGAGGCTGAGCGCACCCCGGCCTCTGAGCTGGTCGACGTGATCACCTTCGATCACGTCAGCGACGCCCACCCGGCCGCGCTGGCGGGCAGCCTCGCCGAGCATCAGGCACCGCACGCCTTGACCGAACTGGCCTTGACCGCCCGCAGTGCCTCTCCGGCGCGCATCGCTGCCGGCACAGCGATCGATGCGGGCGGGCTGCTGCCCGATACCGCGGCGATCAACAGCTGGACCCAACGCGTGCACGAGGTCGACGCCCTGGAGTTGCTCGAGGTGCAACTGTGCAATCAGACCGCACCGTTCATTTTGGTGAGCCGGCTGCGTCCGGCGATGGCGGCGTCCACCGCGCGTCGTAAATATGTGGTGAATGTGTCGGCCATGGAGGGCCAGTTTTCCCGCCGCTACAAGGGTTCGGGGCATCCGCACACCAACATGGCCAAGGCCGCGCTGAACATGCTCACCCGCACCAGCGCGGCGGAGATGCTGGAGAGCGACGGGATCCTGATGACCGCGGTGGACACCGGCTGGATCACCGATGAACGCCCGCACCCCACCAAGCTGCGGTTGGCCGAGGAGGGTTTCCACGCGCCGCTGGATCTGGTCGACGGCGCCGCCCGGGTGTATGACCCGATCGTGCGCGGGGAGGCCGGCGAGGATCTCCACGGGTGTTTTCTCAAGGATTACGCGCCAAGCAACTGGTAA
- a CDS encoding DUF6131 family protein, whose amino-acid sequence MIALGVLLIILGLVLPALIPTFAYAHLMVVIGVILLVVGLVLMLAGRMGSPVGGRRHYY is encoded by the coding sequence ATGATTGCCCTCGGAGTGCTCCTCATCATTCTCGGTCTTGTTCTGCCCGCTCTCATCCCGACCTTCGCCTACGCCCACCTGATGGTGGTGATCGGGGTCATTCTCCTCGTCGTCGGCCTCGTGCTGATGCTGGCCGGACGGATGGGCAGCCCGGTGGGCGGTCGCCGTCATTACTACTGA